Proteins found in one Oncorhynchus mykiss isolate Arlee chromosome 3, USDA_OmykA_1.1, whole genome shotgun sequence genomic segment:
- the LOC110518755 gene encoding growth/differentiation factor 6-A — protein MDAFQVLSLYLLLLFIWNIPCFQSAAIISPSMPRRNKGVKILHDGQRSTTFLKEIFASSPMLSRHREDFNKDAIVPHDYMLSIYRTYSAAERLGLNASFFRSSKSANTITSFVDRGTDDLLHSPLRRQKYLFDVSTLSDKEELVGAELRIFRKVPGDLQTSPTGLYDIQLLSCRSERLLDSRSLDPLDSRKPGWEVLDVWEMFKNRHHSAQGSQLCLQLKGTVGKSEMEIDLKQMGFDRTGRNQQEKAILVVYTRSKKRENLFNEMKEKIKSRGSGSRSEEERGLRFKARRRRRTALNNRHGKRHGKKSKSRCSKKALHVNFKELGWDDWIIAPLDYEAYHCEGVCDFPLRSHLEPTNHAIIQTLMNSMDPNSTPPSCCVPTKLSPISILYIDSGNNVVYKQYEDMVVEQCGCR, from the exons ATGGACGCATTTCAAGTACTATCGTTATATTTGTTACTCCTCTTCATTTGGAATATACCATGTTTTCAGTCAGCTGCCATCATTTCCCCCTCTATGCCAAGGAGAAACAAGGGAGTCAAGATACTTCATGATGGACAAAGGTCAACCACATTTCTCAAAGAGATCTTCGCATCTTCCCCTATGTTAAGCCGTCACCGAGAAGACTTTAATAAGGACGCAATTGTGCCCCACGATTACATGCTCTCCATATACAGAACGTATTCGGCTGCAGAGAGACTCGGACTAAACGCAAGTTTTTTCCGCTCCTCAAAGTCTGCAAACACCATAACAAGTTTTGTGGACAGAGGAACAG ACGATCTCTTGCACTCTCCTTTGCGAAGACAAAAGTATCTGTTTGATGTCTCAACCCTTTCAGACAAAGAGGAGTTGGTTGGAGCTGAATTAAGGATATTTAGAAAAGTGCCCGGGGATTTGCAAACGTCCCCGACAGGTCTCTATGACATTCAATTACTCTCCTGTCGATCAGAACGGCTACTGGATTCCAGATCCCTTGATCCTCTCGATTCCCGAAAACCAGGATGGGAGGTTTTGGACGTGTGGGAAATGTTTAAAAACCGGCATCACTCTGCCCAGGGGAGCCAGCTTTGTCTCCAGCTCAAGGGTACTGTTGGTAAATCAGAAATGGAAATCGATTTAAAACAGATGGGATTTGACAGAACCGGTCGAAACCAGCAAGAGAAGGCCATCTTGGTGGTTTACACCAGGTCCAAGAAAAGGGAGAACCTGTTCAACGAAATGAAAGAGAAGATCAAGTCGCGCGGATCGGGGAGCAGgtcggaggaggagaggggcctGCGGTTCAAAGCCAGGCGCCGACGGAGGACTGCATTGAACAATCGGCATGGGAAAAGACATGGCAAAAAGTCAAAATCTAGATGCAGTAAAAAGGCTCTGCACGTTAATTTCAAAGAGCTAGGGTGGGATGACTGGATCATTGCGCCATTGGATTACGAAGCGTACCACTGCGAGGGCGTGTGCGACTTCCCTTTGAGGTCGCATTTAGAGCCAACTAACCATGCCATCATTCAAACTCTCATGAATTCAATGGACCCCAATAGCACACCTCCTAGCTGTTGTGTTCCCACTAAACTAAGTCCCATCAGCATTCTTTACATAGACTCGGGCAATAACGTTGTGTACAAACAGTACGAGGACATGGTGGTAGAGCAGTGTGGCTGCAGGTAG